From the Drechmeria coniospora strain ARSEF 6962 chromosome 02, whole genome shotgun sequence genome, the window AGGATTTCCCAAATATCCTCATGCAGATGCAAAACTCTTGTGATATATCATTCATCCATCGAGCCGTTGCGGCCACGTCGCTCAGGCAGTTTGGCCCGCGTTTTCCATGACAAGATCCGGATCAATCTCCGTGCCCAAGTCGCGATCCTCGAGGAAgtgccggccgagaaggGCGTCGGGCAGGTATGTCTGACGGACCTGGCCATCACGGTAGTTGGgggggtacttgtactgagCGCCGCAGCCGAGGTCGCGCATGAGACGGGTGGGAGCGTTGCGTAGGTGCAGGGGAACGGGTAGGCTGGCGACGCCTGGTTCGCGGAGGGAGGCGTAGGCGTTGTTGAGGGCGCGGTAGGCGCGCGTGCTTTTGGGCGCGAGGcagagggcgacggcgcagtGGGCGAGGGGGATGCGGGCTTCGGGCATGCCAATCTGCTGGGTGGCCGTGtaggcggcggtggcgagggggaggagggtgTTGTCGGCGAGACCGACGTCCTCCGAGGCGATGACGACCATgcgacgggcgacgaagAGGGGATCCTCGCCCGATTGAAGCATGCGGGCGAGGTAGTAGAGGGCGGCatccgcgtcgccgccgcggacgGACTTGTGaaaggccgagatggagtCGTAGTGctggtcgccgccgcggtcGTAGACGAGCGTTTTCGTGAGAGACGACTTGATGTCTTCCTTGGTGATGCCCTCGCGCGCCGCCAGGGagagggcgagctcgaggaggttgAGGGCCGTccgggcgtcgccgtcgctgaaGCGGGCGAGATAGGCcatcatctcgtcgtcgaggaggggcGTGGGAGGGTGGAGGGTCTCCTCGGCGCGGCGTGCGCGTCGCAGGATCTCGACCACGTCCTCGGTCGACAGCGGCTGGAGGGTAAAGGTGCGGCAGCGCGAGAGCAGGGCGTTGGCCACCTTGAAGGACGGGTTCTCCGTCGTGGCGCCGATGAGGGTCACgcagccggcctcgacgggtTTCAGGAAGACGTCCTGCTGCGCCTTGTTGAAGCGGTGTATCTCGTCGCAGAAGATGATGGTCTTGCGGCCGGTGAGGGCGAGGTCGTTGGCGGCCTCGTGGAAGAGCTTCTTGCACTCGGCCACGCCCGTGCTCGTCGCGTTGAGCTCGACGAAGCGACTGCCGGCCACCTGGGCGATGCAGCGCGCGATGGTCGTCTTTCCCGTGCCGGAAGCGCCCCAGAGGATCATGGAGGGCACCTGGTTCGAGTCGATGAGCGCCCGCAGGACGCCGTTGGCCCCGACGAGCTCCTGGCCGCAGACGTCATCGAGCGTCTTTGGTCTCATCCTCTCGGCCAACGGTGCCGCCCGCAGCGTTTTCGTCCTCTTGACCACcttgccatcgccatccgcctcggcctcgccctcggcggccggcccGTATCGCTTCTCCGACTCGTCCGCACCGGGCCCCTCTTCAAAGGTCCTCTTCTTGCCCGTCGTCACGGCACCACCGTTGACGAGCGGCAGCAGGATCTTGTCGCCCGTGAGGGTACGCTTGGGGGCCGGCGTGGAGAAGAAGCTGGAGGCGGTACGCTTCTGCGACGATGACGCTCCGTTCTGCTGCGATTGTtgcggcggcgtcgcttccttgtcgacgacgacgaagtcGACGCAGCCCGAGTCGATGTGGCTATTGATGTCGGACGGCCTGACGGCTTTGTTGCAAATCGGACAGTCGACCGCCATGGTCGGTCGAAGACATCAAAATGAGCCGGACGCGGTTCTGCTTGTGCTGGGCTTGTGTGAGACGGTCCAACATCAAGATCCAGCAACGCACTGGCGGTATAGTGTGTCTTGCCTGCTTCGAAGGCTTCAACTGGAGCCAAAAACGCGTCGGGATGGATAGATGACCATGAACGCGCCATCCTCAGGCTGTGTAACCCCGCATAGTCCTTTTGGTGCGGATAAGTtgggtgtactccgtacacggtacactgtactgtactgtacagtacatgtacctaagtaagtagttggATTACAGCCTACATGTCCACCTACGGAGatgcggagtacaagtatctGCCTACACCTGAAATccaagcacagtactgtattatttctcggtatacggagtacctcctGTAGTAACTTTGTAGTTACACTGCATGTACGTTAGATAGTACTCACTTGCgctgtacaactacctacaactacctacaactacctacaactacctacaaccactgtatactgtacactccagtaccggcacctcCACTGCAATGCACTCCGTATATTAAtactaagtaattacttcgtacatgtacacacaTTTCTGGGCTCATACTTGTGCTCACTGGTGCACCCGAGTGATGGTGCCGAGTACAGTGTAATCCAACCGCTGTAGCCTACACACTCGTAGCGCACCTTCACTTTGCATTTAGCTGGAGATGTGGTTAGAACATGCTTCCTCCAACGATGCCTCAGCGGCGTACAGTATTCCAATCCAACTCCAAGGCCCTACACAGCGTCCGTCTTGACCAAGCAACAATTTCAGTCACAGCAGCTGTCAGAATCCGGCGACTTCCTAGGTCACACTGCCTGCCTAGATGCAGCGATTGTGCATGGATATCTGAGGagcccctcctcctcttgcAAGAGACCGCCTCAGCCCAGCCTTTGGAGGAGGCCTCGTCACATTAACCTACTCATGCTGACAGCGTGTCGCCTGACAATGCTATTCTGTGAGTGCTTATAAACACTTCTTTCGCTGGGATGCAATCATACCAGCTTCTATATTCTGTGAACTACTGTTCAGATCAATATCTTGCCACAATCTCATGTGACCCTGCGCCAGAGGCAGTTGGTTGTACCGATATTGGAGCAACTGCGCCTTCAATATACAGTAAAAATGTAAATATTGTTAGCCTAGACTAGATGAGGGTTCACTTACgcattactactagtacacTTGGGTAGGTGTTGCCGTAAGTTGATATAGTGCATTACGTTCCAGGGCGTTGAGGGTTGTGCTGTCCTGATCGCCCAAGTGCCTCGTCTTCGATAATTACCACTAGCATAGGGgcatatacggagtagtaaaAGTGTTATCAGAGCCTGGTAGTTTCGGGAAATACCAGACATCTTAGTACAACTGCTAATACATGTATCGTCAAACATCCATCTGCTGGTGCATGTTTTACAGCTCTGGCTGTTAACTACAAGTAATCATTAAAGCTGTGGAAGCCGTGCAAATATAAATACAATataaatacggagtactccgtactagctCAAGTATTTGACGGGCTTGCATTTATTTGTAGCCTATAAAAAGTAGTACGCCTTTGCCCTGATAGGGGATAGCCTAGACGGCGACCTTTAAACACACAAACCATTGAGAGCTAGTTGCGCAACAAAAGTCGAAAGGTACCCCCACGGCTAATTCCGCACGGGAGAGAAATTCCAGCtctacacctacctacacctacacatCACATCACAACTACCGACGCAAACGGGCCCTTGACGCCATCCTTCCAGTCATCGTCCTGCATCAATCCTGCAGCTGGCCACCTCCACCGAACCAGCCGAGGTCAACCATTCGATTCGAGCCTGCGGGAATGGACTGCCTTTCCTGATCATTGCCACCGAGTCAACCCAGTCCCACCTCTCGCAAAAGTCCACCTTCCATCAagcagccgacgacgcagccaGCAATCGTTGACGATGCAGAAGCTCGCCAGGCGAGTCGCCCAGGCGCAGCGTCAGGCCGGCCGCCGATCGCGGCAGCGCGTGGAGCGGGAAAACATTGACAACCGGACGCGCAACCGCCAAGCGCTGCGAgctggcgtcgccgaggtcaGGCAGAATCTCAAGGATGCCAAGCAGGCCCGGCAGGAGGACTGGGAGATGGGCCCTCTGGCGCCCAAGCGAGATCTCGGCTTCAACAACTACGGCGCCTTCCGGGAGACTGTCCGTCAGGACTGGACGAATCATGGCCTGCACCAGCCCCGTCCCGAACTGCTTCACCAGCGCTGTGCctgggccggcggcgtcaagCAGCtcaacctcgccgtcggcgaccgcGTCGTCATCCGAGACGGGCCCGACAAGGGAAAGCTGGACACGATCAAATCCATCCAGCCGGAGAGCGGGACCGTCACCCTAGAGAAGCACCACAGAGTCAGTACCATGCCGCCCCTCTCGCCCGCGGTCTCGTGCGCGCACGCCTTCTCCGTTGCCGCCCTACGGCGTGTCTCTCGCTAACGTCGGCCGTGACTCTTCTaggcgctcgccgtcggcatgttTGACAGCCCAGCCCGGTCACAGGCGATGCCCATTTCCGTCGGCTCCATCCGCCTCGTATACCCCATCACGAATCCCGAGACGGGCGTGACGcgcgacgtcgtcatcaacCAGCTCAAGGCCGTCCCACCCAACATGAAGTCGGAGAATATGACTCTCGACAGGTGGGAGTTTGGCAATAAGTGGGATCGTCTCGTTCCCGGAATCAACGTCGTCATTCCCTGGCCCGAGGTTGAGGCTCCCGAGTTTGAGGCAACCCCCTCCGATACGGTCcgcgagcaggtcgaggaaCGCACCTTTTACTACAGCCTGCTGTCGCCCCCGATGCCTGGCAAAGTTATCGACGAACTGCGGAATAAGTACTCGAGGTTCCGCACCCGTCACGAACCCTCCTACATTGCGCAGAAGCAGATGGAGGAGGAACTCGTCCAAGCTCGAACCGAAGCCATCAAGTCGATGCAGACGCCCCTCGACGAGTTCCACGAGATGCAGCGCGAAATTCGCGACTCGCAGGGCGAGCCAGAGCTTACCGACGACATGCTGCAGAAGATTGGCGAAGTCATGGCCAGTAAGAAAGCTGCGCTCCTCACCGAAGCCGGCGTGAGCGAGGTGCACCCGCCTTCTTTACCGACCGCTGGATCGCAATGAGGATTGGAAATGTTCCCCATGGCCTTTCAGCTCCACCATGCCTGCCCCGGCCGAGGGCTGAGGGAGGGCGCGCAACATGTATTACTATTAGACGTGGAAACGTGGAATGGGGAGCGGAAGCATGACGAGATGCGACTGGAGACCAAAAGATCCACCGGTGCTGTGGGCTGGCAAGAAAAGACCGTTATACTTGCTTCTCGGACCCTCCTCCACCCCTTTGTGCGACGTCTTCAATGGCGATCCAACGCAGTGGTACGGTGGAATGCATGTATCGTGCAACAGCGAGGCACCGAGGTGGAATCACAAACGAGGATGCGGCTGAGAATAAGACGAGGGGTCCGTGTCCATTGTCATTGTTCGTCAAAGCAAAAGAAAGCCAGATTCTTTTTCATCCGAGTGATAGGTATCATCGTCATCTATGTAAATGTATGCCGTTAAAAAAAGAGAGAAGAATCATGCCATCATGACGTCCCCGCCCTCGTGTTGCCTCTCGTGCTCATTCGCTTCCAGTAGCTGACCCCGGACCGGGGTCGCGTTTCGGGGCCACACGCGCTTGTACAGgctgacgccgacggcgtcctgcGGGTTGATGCGGCCGTCAAACGTCGCCTTGAAGTAGCCGTGCGTCCCTAGCGGCTCCTTGACGTAACCGCTGCGGCCCCTCCGAGTCCACAGCGGCATCGCCTTGAACcactcgacgtcctcgcggCTGAAGAACATGTACCGGACCGTGACGATCCTCTTGTGGATGTGGTAGGGGTGTCCCGTGAGAATGACTCTCTTGGCAACgaccctcgacgtcgagggcggcagggccgtgccggtgccgacgagagTGAGGCCGAGATCCGGCTCCTCCTGGCCCTCGACCGCGGCGCCAGCCGTCGTTCGCTTGAAAAACACGACGGGGACGGATCCCCAGGTGACGGGGCCGACGAATGCGGCAATGGCCGATGCACCGGGATGCAGGTATCGGCAGAATTTGTGGACGTCGTTCGGCGTCGAGCCGGACTGCGAGAAGATGGGCTTGATGACGAACCGCCTCGGGCCGCACTGGGCGATGAGCTCCTCCTTCGACTTGACCGACTTGGCATAGTCTTTGCTCAGGTTGATGAGGTAGTTGACCACCGTCTTCTTGTTCTCGTGCCGCAGGAGAGAGAACAGGGTGACGGGGCGGCTGGCGTCGTACGACTTCTCCGTGGCGGCGGGAATGCCCCTGACGTAGACATGGACCCGGGTGCCCGGCGCCAccccgccgacgagggcctcTCGCATCGACTTTGACCGCGAGGCAGCGTAGTCGGGAATGCGCAGCAGGCGCCTCCAGTCCTCCGGTTCGTGCGCAcggtcctcgtcctcttgcCAGGGACTCGTCCGAAGGCTTTTCAAACCACGATAGCGGGCGAGGCGCTCGCGGGCGAGGACCTGGGGATGCAGCTCGATCTCGTCGGGGAACTCcttgtcgtcctcgacctcgtctcGCTTCCGGGAACGGAACTGGGCAAGttgctcggcatcgtcggcctcgcccagcTCTTCCATCATCTCCGACTGCGGATATTCCGACGGGCCAGCCTCGGTCGGCTCGGGTTGGGCGTAgccctcgatgccgtcttcggcgccaatctcctcgtcctcgtccttgtcgtcggccatctcgacgtcCTCCATGTCCGAGCCGGAGTCGGAGACATCCTCGAGGTACCATGCCGCCTGGTAGTTGGAGGTGCCCTTGGGCACTCGCTTCTGGACCTTCCtcgcttcctcttcctcgtcggtgaAATAGTGGtggtcgtcgaggagaacgcccttcttcgtcgacgtGACGGTCGAcatggcatcctcgccgtcatcctctTCGTTCATGGCGATGTCGTCGGGagcaagctcgtcgaggtcgtcccGATCGTCCGTCGGCTCGTCCAGCACCTTGTCGgactcctcctcgaccgcggCGTTGTCGTTCTTCTTGCCGTGCTTGGGGAGCGGAGCAGCGACGATCTTCTCGATTTGGTACGTTCCCCAATCGCCGACTTGAACGAGACGATCGGCCTTGAGCCCCCGGCCGCGAACGACgccggtgatgatggtggggTCGGAATCGTGGTGGGCAAACTGGACGCTCTCCGCCAGCATCCACGTCCTGTCATCTCTCCACCTGATGCCCTTTGGTGTGGTGTTGCAGAGGGAACGCAGCAGGTTGGTGCACTCTTGTCGGTTCTCGAGGCTGAACAGCTTCTCCTGTTCGGGGTGGAAATGGGTGATGAAGGATTTCAAGGAGCTCAGAACGCCCTGCTTCTGCTTGGCCGTCTCCATTTtttcgaggccgtcgacggtggtgaAGAGAGTCGACATGCCCTGGCTCTCGATGCCTCGGAGGATCAACTCG encodes:
- a CDS encoding DNA replication ATPase; protein product: MAVDCPICNKAVRPSDINSHIDSGCVDFVVVDKEATPPQQSQQNGASSSQKRTASSFFSTPAPKRTLTGDKILLPLVNGGAVTTGKKRTFEEGPGADESEKRYGPAAEGEAEADGDGKVVKRTKTLRAAPLAERMRPKTLDDVCGQELVGANGVLRALIDSNQVPSMILWGASGTGKTTIARCIAQVAGSRFVELNATSTGVAECKKLFHEAANDLALTGRKTIIFCDEIHRFNKAQQDVFLKPVEAGCVTLIGATTENPSFKVANALLSRCRTFTLQPLSTEDVVEILRRARRAEETLHPPTPLLDDEMMAYLARFSDGDARTALNLLELALSLAAREGITKEDIKSSLTKTLVYDRGGDQHYDSISAFHKSVRGGDADAALYYLARMLQSGEDPLFVARRMVVIASEDVGLADNTLLPLATAAYTATQQIGMPEARIPLAHCAVALCLAPKSTRAYRALNNAYASLREPGVASLPVPLHLRNAPTRLMRDLGCGAQYKYPPNYRDGQVRQTYLPDALLGRHFLEDRDLGTEIDPDLVMENAGQTA
- a CDS encoding KOW motif containing protein encodes the protein MQKLARRVAQAQRQAGRRSRQRVERENIDNRTRNRQALRAGVAEVRQNLKDAKQARQEDWEMGPLAPKRDLGFNNYGAFRETVRQDWTNHGLHQPRPELLHQRCAWAGGVKQLNLAVGDRVVIRDGPDKGKLDTIKSIQPESGTVTLEKHHRALAVGMFDSPARSQAMPISVGSIRLVYPITNPETGVTRDVVINQLKAVPPNMKSENMTLDRWEFGNKWDRLVPGINVVIPWPEVEAPEFEATPSDTVREQVEERTFYYSLLSPPMPGKVIDELRNKYSRFRTRHEPSYIAQKQMEEELVQARTEAIKSMQTPLDEFHEMQREIRDSQGEPELTDDMLQKIGEVMASKKAALLTEAGVSEVHPPSLPTAGSQ
- a CDS encoding Ribosome biogenesis protein BMS1/TSR1, whose amino-acid sequence is MQPLAATRSSPAIVRGIDNLPHKKFSITGNWGHTPSVSTNPLTNLASLPFRFKAGGESKMPAAVAHSHRPTTKVTHKPFKSKTASKHELRDRAKGKVPDERGLRKTPHQQVMSKFDRRNRGKQARLAKHREHLKDNSIFSGRDAAPRVVAVVPLCADGDAQAAIRHLNGSLDIDAQVHHGNTRVSIDRFKQQLQYIPLKRDLSACLDATRVADFVVVILSANEEVDSLGELILRGIESQGMSTLFTTVDGLEKMETAKQKQGVLSSLKSFITHFHPEQEKLFSLENRQECTNLLRSLCNTTPKGIRWRDDRTWMLAESVQFAHHDSDPTIITGVVRGRGLKADRLVQVGDWGTYQIEKIVAAPLPKHGKKNDNAAVEEESDKVLDEPTDDRDDLDELAPDDIAMNEEDDGEDAMSTVTSTKKGVLLDDHHYFTDEEEEARKVQKRVPKGTSNYQAAWYLEDVSDSGSDMEDVEMADDKDEDEEIGAEDGIEGYAQPEPTEAGPSEYPQSEMMEELGEADDAEQLAQFRSRKRDEVEDDKEFPDEIELHPQVLARERLARYRGLKSLRTSPWQEDEDRAHEPEDWRRLLRIPDYAASRSKSMREALVGGVAPGTRVHVYVRGIPAATEKSYDASRPVTLFSLLRHENKKTVVNYLINLSKDYAKSVKSKEELIAQCGPRRFVIKPIFSQSGSTPNDVHKFCRYLHPGASAIAAFVGPVTWGSVPVVFFKRTTAGAAVEGQEEPDLGLTLVGTGTALPPSTSRVVAKRVILTGHPYHIHKRIVTVRYMFFSREDVEWFKAMPLWTRRGRSGYVKEPLGTHGYFKATFDGRINPQDAVGVSLYKRVWPRNATPVRGQLLEANEHERQHEGGDVMMA